A genomic stretch from Macaca nemestrina isolate mMacNem1 chromosome 16, mMacNem.hap1, whole genome shotgun sequence includes:
- the LOC105477800 gene encoding G-protein coupled receptor 183: MDIQMANNFTMPSAPPQGNDCDLYAHHSTARIVMPLHYSLVFIIGLVGNLLALVVIVQNRKKINSTTLYSTNLVISDILFTTALPTRIAYYAMGFDWRIGDALCRITALVFYINTYAGVNFMTCLSIDRFIAVVHPLRYNKIKRIEHAKGVCIFVWILVFAQTLPLLINPMSKQEAERITCMEYPNFEETKSLPWILLGACFIGYVLPLIIILICYSQICCKLFRTAKQNPLTEKSGVNKKALNTIILIIVVFVLCFTPYHVAIIQHMIKKLRFSNFLECSQRHSFQISLHFTVCLMNFNCCMDPFIYFFACKGYKRKVMRMLKRQVSVSISSAVKSAPEENSREMTETQMMIHSKSSNGK; encoded by the coding sequence AtggatatacaaatggctaacaattTTACTATGCCCTCTGCACCTCCTCAGGGAAATGACTGTGACCTCTATGCACATCACAGCACAGCCAGGATAGTAATGCCTCTGCATTACAGCCTCGTCTTCATCATTGGGCTCGTGGGAAACTTACTAGCCTTGGTTGTCATTgttcaaaacaggaaaaaaatcaactctACCACCCTCTATTCAACAAATTTGGTGATTTCTGATATACTTTTTACCACCGCTTTGCCTACACGAATAGCCTACTATGCAATGGGCTTTGACTGGAGAATCGGAGATGCCTTGTGTAGGATAACTGCGCTAGTGTTTTACATCAACACATATGCGGGTGTGAACTTTATGACCTGCCTGAGTATTGACCGCTTCATTGCTGTGGTGCACCCTCTACGCTACAACAAGATAAAAAGGATTGAACATGCAAAAGGTGTGTGCATATTTGTCTGGATTCTAGTATTTGCTCAGACACTCCCACTCCTCATCAACCCTATGTCAAAGCAGGAAGCTGAAAGGATTACATGCATGGAGTATCCAAACTTTGAAGAAACTAAATCTCTTCCCTGGATTCTGCTTGGGGCATGTTTCATAGGATATGTACTTCCACTTATAATCATTCTCATCTGCTATTCTCAGATCTGCTGCAAACTCTTTAGAACTGCCAAACAAAACCCACTCACTGAGAAATCTGGTGTAAACAAAAAGGCTCTCAACACAATTATTCTTATTATTGTTGTGTTTGTTCTCTGTTTCACACCTTACCATGTTGCAATTATTCAACATATGATTAAGAAGCTTCGTTTCTCTAATTTCCTGGAATGTAGCCAAAGACATTCATTCCAGATTTCTCTGCACTTTACAGTATGCCTGATGAACTTCAATTGCTGCATGGACCCTTTTATCTACTTCTTTGCATGTAAAGGGTACAAGAGAAAGGTTATGAGGATGCTGAAACGGCAAGTCAGTGTATCGATTTCTAGTGCTGTCAAGTCAGCCCCTGAAGAAAACTCACGTGAAATGACAGAAACGCAGATGATGATACATTCCAAGTCTTCAAATGGAAAGTGA